A genomic window from Periweissella cryptocerci includes:
- the glmS gene encoding glutamine--fructose-6-phosphate transaminase (isomerizing), whose product MCGIVGITGNKVALPVLMKGLEKLEYRGYDSAGVYVNDNDGHEYLYKEKGRVSMLEAAVENAGIEGTTGIAHTRWATHGVPSAHNSHPHVSASGRFFLVHNGVIENFRELKQEYLADVEFKSETDTEVAVQLLGKIVEEEGLAVVDAFRKVLSLIGEGSYGFVMMDNEEPDTLYVARNKSPLLLGLGDDFNVVTSDATAMLDYTHDFMSLDDGEMAIVKGDSIVIIDANGQIVEHESFHLDIDASETDKGIYPYYMLKEIEEQPNVIRTILGHYMDEQGHVNIDSEIIDTLKNADRIYIVAAGTSYHASLLGKRMFERLVGKATQVEISSEFAYDNFIPEANPVFVFLSQSGETADSREVLQVANDRGFKSLTLTNVPNSTLAREATFSLPLLAGPEIAVASTKAYTAQVSVLSIIAQAMADNKFSVSHPLANIAIAMDAIVQDKEKYEKLANDYLVDAHDAFYIGRLNDAELALEAALKLKEISYVHTEGFAAGELKHGTLALIEENTPVMALLTQSATANLTRSNLAETQARGAHTMVIATKENAKEGDEVILPSVDSAEDDPAVVQQLAILLATVPVQLLSYYTSLGRGLDVDRPRNLAKSVTVQ is encoded by the coding sequence ATGTGTGGAATTGTTGGGATTACAGGGAATAAAGTTGCTTTGCCAGTATTAATGAAGGGGCTTGAAAAGCTCGAATACCGTGGGTACGATTCTGCTGGTGTTTACGTGAACGATAACGATGGTCACGAATACTTGTACAAAGAAAAAGGCCGTGTTTCAATGCTTGAAGCAGCGGTTGAAAATGCCGGTATCGAAGGAACTACTGGGATTGCGCACACTCGTTGGGCAACTCACGGTGTTCCAAGTGCCCACAATTCACACCCACACGTTTCTGCATCTGGTCGTTTCTTCCTCGTGCACAACGGGGTTATCGAAAACTTCCGTGAATTGAAGCAAGAATACTTGGCTGATGTTGAATTTAAGTCAGAAACTGATACTGAAGTAGCCGTGCAATTGCTTGGCAAGATTGTTGAAGAAGAAGGCTTAGCCGTTGTTGATGCCTTCCGTAAGGTTTTGAGCTTGATTGGCGAAGGATCATACGGTTTCGTGATGATGGATAACGAAGAACCTGATACTTTGTACGTTGCTCGTAACAAGAGCCCATTGTTGTTGGGGCTTGGGGATGACTTTAACGTCGTGACTTCTGATGCAACAGCTATGCTTGATTACACGCACGATTTCATGTCATTGGACGATGGTGAAATGGCCATTGTTAAGGGTGATTCAATTGTGATTATTGATGCCAACGGTCAAATCGTTGAACATGAATCATTCCACTTGGATATCGATGCTTCTGAAACTGATAAGGGAATCTACCCATACTACATGTTGAAGGAAATCGAAGAACAACCAAACGTTATCCGTACCATCCTTGGTCACTACATGGATGAACAAGGTCACGTAAATATTGACAGCGAAATCATTGATACTTTGAAGAATGCTGACCGGATTTACATTGTGGCGGCTGGTACTTCATACCACGCGTCATTACTTGGTAAGCGGATGTTTGAACGCTTAGTTGGTAAAGCAACTCAAGTTGAAATCTCATCTGAATTTGCTTACGATAACTTCATTCCAGAAGCTAACCCAGTATTTGTGTTCTTATCACAATCTGGTGAAACTGCGGATTCACGTGAAGTGCTCCAAGTTGCTAACGACCGCGGCTTCAAGTCATTGACGTTAACAAATGTACCTAACTCAACTTTGGCGCGTGAAGCAACATTCTCATTGCCATTGTTGGCTGGTCCAGAAATTGCGGTGGCTTCAACTAAGGCATACACTGCTCAAGTTTCAGTTTTATCAATCATTGCCCAAGCGATGGCTGATAACAAATTCTCTGTTTCGCACCCATTAGCTAACATTGCGATTGCGATGGACGCAATTGTGCAAGACAAGGAAAAGTATGAAAAGTTAGCCAATGATTACTTGGTTGACGCCCACGATGCCTTCTACATTGGTCGGTTGAACGATGCCGAATTGGCGTTGGAAGCTGCTTTGAAGTTGAAGGAAATTTCATACGTGCACACTGAAGGTTTCGCGGCTGGTGAATTAAAGCACGGTACGTTGGCCTTGATTGAAGAAAACACGCCGGTAATGGCCTTGTTGACGCAAAGTGCAACTGCTAACTTGACGCGTTCTAACTTGGCTGAAACCCAAGCACGTGGTGCCCACACTATGGTTATCGCAACTAAGGAAAACGCCAAAGAAGGTGATGAAGTAATCTTGCCTTCAGTTGATTCTGCTGAAGATGATCCAGCAGTCGTACAACAATTGGCAATCTTGTTGGCAACTGTGCCAGTTCAATTGCTTTCATACTACACTTCATTAGGTCGTGGTTTGGACGTTGACCGTCCTCGTAACTTGGCCAAATCAGTGACAGTTCAATAA
- the glmM gene encoding phosphoglucosamine mutase, with translation MELKYFGTDGVRGVANETLTPELAFQLGRTGGYVLTQHAAGQDRQPKVLVARDTRISGQMLEQAIIAGLLSVGIEVLRLGVMTTPGVAYLVRAQSADAGVMITASHNPAQDNGIKFFGADGFKLSDSLEFEIEQLLDAPTDTLPRPSAVGLGTVSDYPEGALKYTKFLQDTIPDDLSGLKLAIDAANGATSNLVPRLFADLGAEFNTMATTPDGININAGVGSTHPEAVAAFVKETGADAGIAFDGDGDRLIAVDELGNIVNGDKVMFITGKYMNEHGRLKKNTVVTTVMSNIGMYKALEENDMQSVKTAVGDRYVVEEMLKNGYNVGGEQSGHVVFLDWNTTGDGMLTALQLLYIVKVSGKKLSELAAEVTEYPQKLVNVRVADKAAALSNQAIKDVIAQVENEMNGDGRVLVRPSGTESLLRVMAEAPTQETVDAYVDRIVDVVRAEVGIE, from the coding sequence ATTGAATTGAAATACTTTGGTACCGATGGTGTTCGTGGAGTTGCCAATGAAACTTTAACACCCGAATTAGCGTTCCAATTAGGTCGCACTGGTGGTTATGTGTTAACACAACATGCTGCGGGTCAAGACCGCCAACCGAAAGTTTTAGTGGCTCGCGATACGCGTATTTCCGGCCAAATGTTGGAACAAGCAATTATTGCTGGTTTGCTTTCAGTTGGGATTGAAGTCTTGCGTCTTGGCGTAATGACCACACCGGGGGTTGCATACTTGGTACGCGCCCAATCAGCGGATGCGGGGGTTATGATTACAGCCTCACACAACCCTGCTCAAGATAATGGGATTAAGTTCTTTGGTGCCGATGGTTTCAAATTATCAGACAGCTTGGAATTTGAAATTGAACAACTCCTCGATGCACCAACCGATACTTTGCCACGTCCATCAGCCGTTGGTTTAGGCACGGTTTCTGATTATCCTGAAGGTGCCTTAAAGTACACTAAATTCTTGCAAGACACGATTCCTGATGATTTGTCAGGTTTGAAGTTAGCAATTGACGCGGCAAACGGGGCAACTTCAAACTTGGTCCCACGTTTATTTGCTGATTTAGGTGCTGAATTTAACACTATGGCGACGACGCCAGATGGAATCAATATTAACGCTGGTGTCGGTTCAACCCACCCAGAAGCAGTGGCTGCATTTGTGAAGGAAACTGGTGCAGATGCTGGGATTGCATTTGATGGAGATGGTGACCGTTTGATTGCCGTTGACGAACTCGGTAACATTGTTAACGGGGACAAAGTGATGTTCATTACTGGTAAGTATATGAACGAACACGGCCGTTTGAAGAAGAACACGGTGGTAACCACTGTGATGTCAAATATCGGTATGTACAAAGCCTTAGAAGAAAACGATATGCAATCAGTTAAAACCGCCGTTGGTGACCGTTACGTCGTTGAAGAAATGCTTAAGAACGGCTACAACGTTGGTGGTGAACAATCTGGTCACGTTGTCTTCTTAGACTGGAACACGACTGGTGACGGGATGTTGACGGCTTTACAATTGTTGTACATCGTTAAGGTATCTGGCAAGAAGTTGTCTGAATTAGCCGCTGAAGTGACAGAATATCCACAAAAATTAGTGAATGTTCGCGTTGCTGATAAGGCTGCTGCCTTGAGCAACCAAGCTATCAAGGACGTTATCGCTCAAGTTGAAAATGAAATGAACGGTGACGGCCGAGTTCTTGTTCGCCCAAGTGGTACTGAAAGCTTGTTGCGTGTGATGGCTGAAGCCCCAACCCAAGAAACAGTTGATGCTTACGTAGATCGCATTGTTGATGTTGTCCGTGCTGAAGTTGGGATTGAATAA
- a CDS encoding CdaR family protein: MKFANFLKTRGLYMILSLLFAIALFSYVADSNLGNQQNKEQQRMEQGDTLRSLSPQKKVKVTMPLQLRVDTLKYFVTGAPDSVTIELRGPSALVTAAANTKNFEVLANLQNLSLGDHVVSLKTRGLNKEITASVLPAKIEINLAQRDTQNYNVHVQYNEDNVADGYEASQPTTSVQNVQVTGAQDEVNKVDRVVAQLDLDPNTKKDVHQHVRIQALDKQGNLVNVMITPQTTEVNLVVKSGDGQKTVPVDLTATGKDAKKFELTANVNEVTVYGDQATLDQLKHIAVAIDVTGVKKTKTKSVNIDKVDGVSHFSPSSVKVTIKPRDGAAPAETEKQKSDAKQDPADGASAVSSSATSSSSTK; the protein is encoded by the coding sequence ATGAAATTTGCAAACTTCCTGAAAACGCGCGGATTATACATGATTCTGTCATTACTTTTTGCGATTGCGTTGTTTAGTTACGTGGCTGATAGTAACCTCGGTAACCAACAAAATAAAGAGCAACAGCGGATGGAACAAGGTGATACCTTGAGATCATTATCACCACAGAAAAAAGTCAAAGTAACGATGCCACTGCAATTGCGGGTTGATACCTTAAAATATTTTGTAACCGGGGCACCGGACAGTGTCACCATTGAGTTGCGGGGACCAAGTGCGTTAGTGACCGCAGCTGCGAATACGAAGAATTTTGAAGTGTTGGCGAATTTGCAAAACTTGTCATTAGGTGATCATGTTGTATCATTGAAGACTAGAGGTTTGAATAAAGAAATTACCGCAAGCGTATTACCAGCCAAAATTGAAATTAATCTTGCCCAACGTGATACGCAAAACTACAACGTCCATGTCCAATATAACGAGGACAACGTTGCGGATGGTTACGAGGCGTCACAACCAACAACTTCTGTCCAAAACGTGCAAGTAACCGGCGCACAAGATGAGGTCAATAAAGTTGACCGTGTCGTAGCACAGTTAGATTTGGATCCTAATACTAAAAAAGATGTGCATCAGCACGTCCGCATCCAAGCGCTTGATAAGCAAGGCAACTTAGTCAATGTGATGATAACGCCACAAACGACAGAAGTTAATTTGGTAGTTAAGTCAGGTGATGGGCAAAAGACGGTGCCAGTAGACTTAACGGCAACTGGCAAGGATGCGAAAAAATTTGAGTTAACTGCCAATGTTAATGAGGTGACCGTTTATGGTGACCAAGCAACGTTAGATCAGCTCAAGCACATTGCGGTCGCGATTGATGTGACCGGTGTGAAGAAAACTAAAACAAAATCAGTTAATATTGATAAAGTAGATGGTGTGTCGCACTTCTCACCCTCAAGTGTGAAGGTTACAATTAAGCCACGCGACGGAGCAGCACCGGCCGAAACCGAAAAACAAAAGTCAGATGCCAAGCAAGACCCAGCAGATGGCGCTAGTGCGGTTAGTTCGAGTGCAACAAGCTCATCATCTACGAAATAA
- the cdaA gene encoding diadenylate cyclase CdaA: protein MDWNNLLTLRNLVHVVDILVVWFVVYQLIMLVRGTRAVQLMRGVLIVLVIKFLSVWIGLDTVSWIMDQVINWGVVALVVIFQPEIRRGLEHLGRGSVFVRNRKENEAEEHLIEALDFAIQYMAKRRIGALIAIERNTGLEEYIETGIKMDAYTTGQLLINTFIPNTPLHDGAVIIEGDRIAVAAAYLPLSESSAIPKELGTRHRAAVGISEVTDALTIVISEETGEVSFTLNNELIRDLERDDYLNMLHKQLIQQEETQRNSVVAFFDRIFRGGKN from the coding sequence TTGGATTGGAATAATCTGCTTACATTAAGAAACTTAGTACACGTCGTTGATATTTTGGTGGTGTGGTTTGTTGTGTATCAACTAATCATGCTTGTCCGTGGTACCCGAGCCGTGCAACTCATGCGGGGGGTCTTGATTGTCTTAGTGATCAAGTTCCTCAGTGTCTGGATTGGTTTGGACACCGTTTCTTGGATTATGGATCAAGTCATTAACTGGGGGGTTGTTGCGCTAGTTGTGATTTTCCAACCAGAAATCCGGCGTGGACTGGAACACCTGGGTCGTGGGTCGGTCTTTGTGCGTAATCGCAAAGAAAATGAAGCTGAAGAGCATTTGATTGAAGCCCTTGATTTTGCAATTCAGTACATGGCAAAACGGCGGATTGGTGCATTGATTGCGATTGAACGCAATACCGGTTTAGAAGAATATATCGAGACTGGGATTAAGATGGATGCCTACACCACCGGCCAATTGCTAATTAACACGTTCATTCCGAATACACCGTTGCATGATGGAGCGGTGATTATCGAAGGTGACCGGATTGCGGTCGCTGCGGCCTACTTACCATTGTCTGAAAGTAGCGCCATTCCTAAAGAATTAGGAACACGTCACCGGGCAGCCGTTGGGATTAGTGAAGTCACTGACGCGCTGACGATTGTCATTTCCGAAGAAACTGGTGAAGTTTCATTCACGCTAAATAATGAATTAATTCGTGATCTTGAACGTGATGATTATTTGAATATGTTACACAAGCAATTGATTCAGCAAGAAGAAACGCAACGTAATAGTGTTGTCGCCTTCTTTGACCGAATCTTCCGGGGAGGTAAAAACTAA
- a CDS encoding ATP-dependent Clp protease proteolytic subunit, which translates to MYPVPTVIETSSRGERAYDIYSRLLKDRIIMVSGQIEDGMANAIVAQLLFLDAQDSEKDIYMYINSPGGVVTAGMAIVDTMNFIKSDIQTVVMGLAASMATIIASSGAKGKRFMLPNAEYLIHQPMGGAQGQQTEIEIAYQQITRTRHQLAKVLADNSGQPLEKVEDDIERDHWLTAEETLEYGLIDKIMTSSSEL; encoded by the coding sequence ATGTATCCAGTACCTACAGTTATTGAAACATCATCACGCGGTGAACGCGCATATGATATTTATTCACGTTTATTGAAGGACCGCATCATCATGGTGAGCGGCCAAATTGAAGACGGGATGGCCAACGCCATTGTCGCTCAATTGCTTTTCTTGGATGCCCAAGATTCTGAAAAGGACATCTACATGTACATCAACTCACCAGGTGGTGTCGTTACAGCCGGGATGGCAATTGTTGACACGATGAACTTTATCAAGTCAGACATCCAAACCGTTGTGATGGGACTTGCCGCTTCAATGGCAACTATCATTGCTTCTTCTGGTGCTAAGGGCAAGCGTTTCATGCTCCCTAATGCTGAATACTTGATCCACCAACCAATGGGCGGTGCACAAGGTCAACAAACCGAAATCGAAATTGCATACCAACAAATCACACGGACTCGTCACCAATTAGCTAAGGTCTTGGCTGACAATTCTGGCCAACCACTCGAAAAGGTTGAAGACGATATCGAACGTGATCACTGGTTAACTGCTGAAGAAACACTCGAATACGGTTTAATCGACAAAATCATGACTTCATCATCAGAACTTTAA